In Thermoanaerobaculales bacterium, one DNA window encodes the following:
- a CDS encoding C4-type zinc ribbon domain-containing protein → MESIQKDLGVLVRLQDVYGRIARAIQDRQCPPPEVQQLQEANRDRQHELDQLEDQVRRVEDELEQVHKREEEWQLELEHFQRQKGTVTNEREFTAVISEIDYASKALNEARQRRAELEESVEQLRQDIGSRRQARPEEESAQREVVEGWERRKFELLGVVHRLSAEAERLEAELQPKIRARFLRLLKSKKGTAVAAVVEGSCSVCHFAVRPHLRQRLRRCEEIITCESCFRILYLEEAIDRESAGPSSG, encoded by the coding sequence GTGGAGAGCATCCAGAAGGATCTCGGTGTCCTGGTCCGGCTGCAGGACGTCTACGGCCGGATCGCGAGGGCGATTCAAGATCGCCAGTGCCCGCCCCCTGAGGTCCAACAGCTCCAGGAAGCCAACCGCGACCGCCAGCACGAGCTCGACCAGCTCGAGGACCAGGTTCGCCGCGTCGAGGACGAGCTGGAGCAGGTCCACAAGCGCGAGGAGGAGTGGCAGCTCGAGCTGGAGCACTTCCAGCGCCAGAAGGGGACGGTCACCAACGAGCGCGAGTTCACGGCGGTGATCTCCGAGATCGACTACGCGAGCAAGGCGCTCAACGAGGCCCGGCAGCGCCGCGCCGAGCTCGAGGAGTCGGTCGAGCAACTGCGCCAGGACATCGGTTCCCGGCGGCAGGCGCGTCCCGAGGAGGAGTCGGCCCAGCGCGAGGTGGTGGAGGGCTGGGAGCGCCGCAAGTTCGAGCTGCTGGGGGTCGTTCACCGGCTCTCGGCCGAGGCCGAGAGGCTGGAGGCGGAGCTCCAGCCGAAGATCAGGGCCCGCTTCCTGAGGCTGCTCAAGAGCAAGAAGGGAACCGCCGTCGCTGCGGTCGTCGAAGGCTCGTGCTCGGTGTGCCACTTCGCGGTGCGCCCCCACCTGCGGCAGCGGCTGCGCCGGTGCGAGGAGATCATCACCTGCGAGAGCTGCTTCCGGATCCTCTACCTGGAGGAGGCCATCGATCGGGAGTCGGCCGGACCGAGCTCCGGCTGA
- the radA gene encoding DNA repair protein RadA, translating into MVQETLYFCARCGHETAKWAGRCPGCGEWNSLAEQPAVKRQKPGRGPLRRGAAAQPVPAAAAEQVARTTTGVEGVDRVLGGGLVPGSLVLLAGEPGVGKSTLLLQVAAAIAREGSPAVYVSGEESARQVALRAQRIGGLNPHLLLLPETSCEAVLAELAELGPGLVVVDSVQTMVVEEAEGVAGSVGQVRQVAARFQHLAKTTGVPTVLVGHVTKDGAIAGPKLLEHLVDVVMSLEGEPGHDLRLLRAAKNRFGTVAELALYSMSDRGMVPVRNPSAWLLEDRRPHAAGSAVAVALEGTAPLLVEVQALVAPTALGTPRRVTQGFDGPRLALLLAVLERQAGVSFADRDVFVNLVGGLSLREPALDLAVAAALLSSAADRPLPDDVAVFGEIGLLGEVRAVSRAADRAREAAALGFGRVALPERNAGAELALRTVPIAAVGDLLTLIGGRG; encoded by the coding sequence ATGGTCCAGGAGACGCTCTACTTCTGCGCCCGGTGCGGGCACGAGACGGCCAAGTGGGCCGGCCGCTGCCCGGGCTGCGGGGAGTGGAACTCGCTGGCCGAGCAACCGGCGGTCAAGCGCCAGAAGCCAGGGCGTGGCCCGCTGCGACGCGGCGCCGCGGCGCAGCCGGTGCCGGCCGCGGCGGCGGAGCAGGTCGCGCGGACGACGACCGGGGTCGAGGGCGTCGACCGTGTGCTCGGCGGCGGGCTGGTGCCCGGGTCGCTGGTGCTGCTGGCCGGCGAGCCGGGGGTCGGCAAGTCGACCCTGCTCCTCCAGGTGGCGGCGGCGATCGCGCGCGAGGGCTCGCCGGCGGTCTACGTCAGCGGCGAGGAGTCGGCGCGGCAGGTCGCCTTGCGGGCGCAGCGCATCGGCGGGCTCAACCCGCACCTGCTGCTGCTGCCCGAGACCTCGTGCGAGGCGGTGCTCGCCGAGCTCGCCGAGCTCGGGCCCGGGCTGGTGGTGGTGGACTCGGTGCAGACCATGGTGGTGGAGGAGGCCGAGGGCGTCGCCGGCTCGGTGGGCCAGGTGCGGCAGGTCGCGGCGCGATTCCAGCACCTGGCCAAGACCACCGGCGTTCCGACCGTCCTGGTGGGCCACGTGACCAAGGACGGCGCCATCGCCGGCCCCAAGCTGCTCGAGCACTTGGTTGACGTCGTGATGTCGCTGGAGGGCGAGCCCGGCCACGATCTGCGGCTGCTGCGGGCGGCCAAGAACCGCTTCGGCACGGTGGCGGAGCTGGCGCTCTACTCGATGAGCGACCGCGGCATGGTGCCGGTCCGCAACCCGTCGGCCTGGCTGCTCGAGGACCGCCGCCCGCACGCCGCCGGCTCGGCGGTGGCGGTCGCCCTCGAGGGGACCGCGCCGCTGCTGGTTGAGGTCCAGGCCCTGGTCGCTCCCACCGCGCTCGGGACGCCGCGCCGGGTGACCCAGGGCTTCGACGGGCCCCGCCTCGCCCTGCTGCTCGCCGTGCTCGAACGCCAGGCCGGCGTCTCCTTCGCCGACCGCGACGTGTTCGTGAACCTGGTCGGCGGCCTGTCGCTGCGCGAGCCCGCCCTGGACCTCGCGGTGGCGGCGGCGCTGCTGTCATCCGCCGCTGACCGGCCGCTGCCCGACGACGTGGCGGTCTTCGGGGAGATCGGGCTGCTCGGCGAGGTGCGGGCGGTCAGCCGCGCCGCGGACCGGGCGCGCGAGGCGGCGGCCCTCGGCTTCGGCCGGGTGGCCCTGCCGGAACGCAACGCCGGGGCCGAGCTGGCGCTGCGGACGGTCCCGATCGCCGCCGTGGGCGACCTGCTGACGCTGATAGGGGGTAGGGGATAG